The following coding sequences are from one Anguilla anguilla isolate fAngAng1 chromosome 12, fAngAng1.pri, whole genome shotgun sequence window:
- the LOC118208838 gene encoding cytochrome P450 2M1-like — MECSAKLELFHSGIHCPYFQTRKQFSEKYGSVFTVWLGPKPVVVLSGYQTIKEALLNQGEEFSGRAIYPVLLQATKGYGVLASSGSRWKDLRRFSLMTLKNFGMGRRSIEERVQEEARFLVKAFSEYGDSAFNPHHLLCNAVSNVICSIVFGKRFEYDDQQFKFLQQSIDAYFHFLSSSKGQFFNMFPRLAWYLPGPHHEVFQHLEKVRNYIEQEAKQRLSHLDINSPQDYIEAFLVRMLEQEHKPDSEFHFDNLVSSIWNLFSAGTETTSSTLRHGLLLMMKYPHVQERIQKEIDEVVGSSRSPSVQDRQNMPYTDAVIHEVQRSMDLTPTSVPHKTMRDTEFKGYFLPEGTMVLTLLSSVLSDPKLWKNPDAFDPENFLDENGSFKKNDAFLAFGLGKRVCLGEGLARVELFLLFSSLLQRFTFRATQPPEEIDTSPACCSFGRLPRTYSCYAQLRE; from the exons ATGGAGTGTTCAGCCAAACTTGAATTGTTTCACAGTGGCATCCATTGTCCATACTTTCAGACAAGAAAACAG TTCAGTGAGAAGTATGGCTCAGTCTTCACTGTGTGGCTTGGTCCCAAACCAGTGGTTGTGCTGTCTGGGTATCAGACCATTAAGGAAGCTCTTCTGAACCAGGGGGAGGAGTTCAGTGGCCGTGCCATTTACCCTGTGCTCCTTCAAGCCACCAAAGGCTATG GGGTGTTGGCAAGCAGTGGGAGTCGTTGGAAGGATCTACGGAGGTTCTCCCTGATGACCCTGAAGAATTTTGGAATGGGGCGCAGGAGCATCGAAGAAAGGGTACAAGAAGAAGCCAGGTTTTTGGTCAAAGCCTTCAGTGAATATGGAG ATTCTGCCTTCAACCCACACCATTTGTTGTGTAATGCTGTGTCCAATGTCATCTGTTCCATCGTCTTTGGCAAGAGGTTCGAATACGATGACCAGCAGTTCAAGTTCCTCCAGCAGAGCATTGATGCTTACTTCCATTTTCTCAGCAGCTCCAAAGGACAG TTCTTCAACATGTTTCCCAGACTGGCCTGGTACCTGCCCGGCCCTCATCATGAGGTCTTTCAGCACCTCGAGAAGGTCAGAAATTACATTGAACAGGAAGCCAAGCAACGCCTCAGCCACCTGGACATCAACTCCCCTCAGGACTACATTGAAGCATTTCTGGTCCGGATGCTGGAG CAAGAACACAAGCCTGACAGCGAGTTCCACTTTGACAACCTGGTGAGTTCCATTTGGAACCTGTTCTCCGCAGGGACGGAGACCACCTCTTCCACGCTGAGGCACGGCCTGCTGCTCATGATGAAGTACCCTCACGTCCAAG AGCGGATTCAGAAGGAGATTGATGAGGTGGTAGGGTCCTCCAGAAGCCCCTCAGTCCAGGACAGACAGAACATGCCCTACACTGATGCTGTCATTCATGAGGTCCAACGGTCTATGGACCTCACCCCCACTTCTGTTCCTCACAAAACGATGAGGGACACAGAATTCAAGGGCTACTTCCTCCCTGAG ggTACGATGGTCCTCACTCTGTtgtcctctgttctctctgatCCAAAACTTTGGAAAAACCCTGACGCCTTTGACCCAGAGAACTTCCTGGATGAGAACGGAAGCTTCAAAAAGAATGACGCGTTCCTGGCATTTGGACTGG GGAAACGGGTCTGTCTCGGGGAGGGGCTGGCCAGGGTGgagctcttcctcctcttctcctccctcctccagcgATTCACCTTCAGAGCGACGCAGCCCCCGGAGGAGATCGACACCAGCCCTGCGTGCTGCAGCTTCGGACGACTGCCACGCACCTACAGCTGCTATGCGCAGCTCCGAGAATAA